One genomic segment of Manis pentadactyla isolate mManPen7 chromosome 1, mManPen7.hap1, whole genome shotgun sequence includes these proteins:
- the EFCAB12 gene encoding EF-hand calcium-binding domain-containing protein 12, with amino-acid sequence MDDFYETYQAVFLTTAAWYQSETLADDENASKDPVFDPQLVIAHCFKQFKQEGFQLPQSRRRIIILPQKGDPVPINPMPQPQSPPQPTPTFRVLEAGDIQGQLEDTRTWLSRRLKLRQDLESFGNPERWLQHKPCLTPSEAKVLQVIHKEQEPQLRAQQITTRATKKKCCLPFCRAVPQLQLPKPSALLALYSYLRGHKIKILEIFSKVTQDKNQSISREEFIVALKSIRVPLKNQELEDIVIYLSSLGKQNTITTDILADSYKQWSLDQQRSTVPTTREYYRSAMQRASPQSPSKNQKVSLAPQPPKMDLLTVPVVDTQMEARPMTLEEMEDVGKRYRERKRQHKLTIPSIQYMEQCRLVRSGNKHFDEHCLPSTISGEMKEVVNMYRRNNFLAYLQCWKLCEYYGLPLTEDVLMKALLYPGDKIVFHKDQVRPIRQPGGYYSDLKIFGPSQALLRSQGFSESLARKTDNRRTSKKIKKIHFKEFEEFTRKLKAKRPSGPQRTHPNFFWPGHLLDRLRLYLPTVARDRSLALFSCVQPPSHAYAATYHPNHWWPVRNMNYMTCAYYDAPNIFSIN; translated from the exons ATGGACGATTTCTATGAAACGTACCAGGCTGTGTTCTTAACCACTGCTGCTTGGTA CCAGTCTGAGACCCTGGCTGATGATGAAAATGCCAGCAAGGACCCCGTCTTCGATCCTCAACTGGTTATTGCTCACTGCTTCAAGCAGTTCAAGCAGGAGGGCTTCCAGCTGCCTCAAAGCCGCCGGCGGATCATTATCTTGCCACAAAAAGGAGACCCAGTGCCCATCAATCCCATGCCCCAGCCCCAGAGTCCCCCACAGCCCACCCCCACCTTCAGAGTCCTGGAAGCTGGGGACATCCAAGGGCAGTTGGAGGACACGAGGACCTGGCTGAGCCGGAGGTTGAAGCTTCGGCAGGACCTGGAATCATTTGGTAACCCAGAGAGGTGGCTGCAGCACAAGCCCTGCCTCACGCCTTCAGAGGCCAAGGTCTTACAGGTGATCCACAAAGAGCAGGAGCCCCAGTTGAGGGCCCAGCAGATTACTACCAGAGCCACCAAG AAGAAATGCTGCCTACCCTTCTGTCGGGCGGTGCCCCAGCTCCAACTGCCCAAGCCCTCCGCCCTGCTGGCCTTGTATTCCTACCTGCGTGGCCACAAGATCAAGATCCTGGAGATATTTAGCAAGGTGACCCAGGACAAGAACCAGAGCATCTCCAGGGAGGAGTTCATTGTGGCTCTGAAGTCG ATCAGAGTCCCTCTGAAAAACCAGGAGTTGGAGGATATTGTGATCTATCTCAGCTCCCTGGGGAAGCAAAACACCATCACCACAGATATCCTGGCCGACAGCTACAAGCAGTGGTCTTTGGATCAGCAGAGAAGCACCGTGCCAACCACCAGGGAGT ATTATAGATCTGCCATGCAAAGAGCTTCCCCACAAAGTCCATCCAAGAATCAGAAGGTGAGTTTAGCCCCACAGCCTCCCAAGATGGACCTGCTGACCGTACCCGTGGTGGACACGCAGATGGAGGCGCGGCCCATGACCCTGGAGGAGATGGAAGATGTGGGCAAGCGGTACCGGGAGAGGAAACGGCAGCACAAG CTCACTATCCCCTCCATCCAGTACATGGAGCAGTGCCGCCTGGTGCGCAGCGGGAATAAACACTTCGACGAGCACTGCCTGCCGTCCACCATCAGTGGGGAGATGAAGGAGGTCGTCAACATGTACCGCAGGAACAACTTTCTGGCTTACCTCCAGTGCTGGAAGCTCTGTGAGTACTACGGCCTCCCGCTGACAGAGGATGTCCTCATGAAAG CCCTGCTGTACCCGGGAGACAAGATCGTTTTCCATAAGGACCAGGTGCGCCCGATCCGGCAGCCAGGAGGCTACTACTCAGACCTGAAGATCTTCGGTCCAAGTCAGGCCCTGCTCAGGTCTCAGGGCTTCAGCGAGTCTCTGGCAAGGAAGACTGACAA TAGGAGAACAtcaaagaaaatcaagaaaatacaCTTTAAGGAGTTTGAGGAATTCACCAG GAAGCTGAAGGCAAAAAGGCCCAGCGGTCCGCAGCGAACCCATCCCAATTTCTTCTGGCCGGGTCACCTCCTGGACAGGCTGAGGCTCTACCTGCCCACTGTGGCCAGGGACCGGAGCTTGGCACTTTTCAGCTGTGTCCAACCCCCGTCCCATGCCTATGCAGCCACCTACCACCCCAACCACTGGTGGCCTGTTAGGAACATGAACTACATGACCTGTGCCTATTATGATGCCCCCAACATCTTCTCCATCAACTAG